A single window of Ictalurus furcatus strain D&B chromosome 3, Billie_1.0, whole genome shotgun sequence DNA harbors:
- the ppp2r5d gene encoding serine/threonine-protein phosphatase 2A 56 kDa regulatory subunit delta isoform, which yields MPNKTKKEKESPKSAKASSKNSNVNAGKDTGSENSDEAQQQTASKRPSNSTPPPTQLNKIKYSGGPQIVKKERRQSSSRFNLSKNRELQKLPALKDAPPIDREELFVQKLRQCCVLFDFVMDPLSDLKYKEVKRAGLNEMVEYITHNRDVVTECIYPEAVIMFSVNLFRTLPPSSNPTGAEFDPEEDEPTLEAAWPHLQLVYEFFLRFLESPDFQPNIAKKYIDQKFVLSLLELFDSEDPRERDFLKTILHRIYGKFLGLRAYIRRQINNIFYRFIYETEHHNGIAELLEILGSIINGFALPLKEEHKMFLIRVLLPLHKVKSLSVYHPQLAYCVVQFLEKDSSLTEPVIMGLLKFWPKTHSPKEVMFLNELEEILDVIEPSEFVKVMEPLFRQLAKCVSSPHFQVAERALYYWNNEYIMSLISDNAAKILPIMFPALYKNSKSHWNKTIHGLIYNALKLFMEMNQKLFDDCTQQYKAEKQKEKYKLKEREEIWHKIEQLAKQNPQITKIHPSFRHGLPPDAYIMYNENQGMPHYSMETETPTAEDIQLLKKTVESEATQGMKDIKKDKVLMRRKSELPQDVYTIKALESHKRAEEYLTANQEAL from the exons ATGCCGAATAAaacgaaaaaagaaaag GAATCACCGAAATCTGCTAAAGCCAGCAGTAAAAACAGTAACGTCAACGCTGGAAAGGACACCGGGAGTGAAAATTCAGATGAG GCGCAGCAGCAGACAGCCAGCAAGCGTCCAAGCAACAGCACTCCACCTCCAACTCAGCTCAACAAAATCAAGTACTCAGGTGGTCCACAGATAGTCAAGAAAGAGCGCCGACAGAGCTCTTCTCGCTTTAACCTCAGCAAGAATCGTGAGCTGCAGAAGCTTCCTGCTCTTAAAG ATGCCCCGCCCATCGACAGGGAGGAGTTGTTTGTTCAGAAGCTGCGGCAGTGTTGTGTACTGTTCGACTTCGTGATGGATCCTCTCAGTGACCTCAAGTACAAGGAGGTGAAGCGTGCTGGACTGAATGAGATGGTGGAGTACATCACACACAATCGTGATGTAGTTACTGAATGCATCTACCCCGAGGCTGTCATTATG ttttcaGTGAACCTATTTAGGACCCTGCCTCCTTCTTCTAATCCTACTGGAGCAGAATTTGATCCTGAGGAGGATGAGCCTACACTGGAAGCAGCTTGGCCTCACCTGCAG CTGGTGTATGAATTCTTTTTACGGTTCTTGGAGTCACCCGATTTCCAGCCTAATATCGCCAAAAAATACATtgaccaaaagtttgtattGTCT CTCCTGGAGCTGTTTGACAGCGAAGACCCCAGAGAGCGGGacttcttgaaaacaattctCCACAGGATTTATGGCAAGTTTCTGGGACTTAGAGCGTACATCCGTCGACAAATCAACAACATATTCTATAG GTTTATATATGAAACAGAGCATCACAACGGCATTGCAGAGCTCTTGGAAATTCTAGGAAG taTAATTAATGGTTTTGCCCTGCCATTGAAAGAGGAGCACAAAATGTTCCTGATTCGAGTGCTCCTGCCACTGCACAAGGTCAAGTCACTCAGTGTCTATCACCCGCAG CTGGCATACTGTGTTGTTCAGTTTTTGGAAAAAGACAGCAGTCTCACTGAACCG GTTATAATGGGTCTCTTGAAGTTCTGGCCTAAGACCCATAGTCCTAAGGAGGTGATGTTCCTGAATGAGTTGGAGGAAATCCTGGATGTTATTGAGCCTTCAGAGTTTGTAAAAGTTATGGAGCCTCTGTTTAGACAGCTAGCCAAGTGTGTATCAAGTCCACACTTTCAG GTTGCTGAGCGGGCACTGTATTACTGGAACAATGAATATATCATGAGTCTGATCAGTGACAATGCTGCCAAAATCCTCCCCATCATGTTCCCTGCTCTTTATAAGAACTCCAAAAGTCACTGGAACAA GACAATCCATGGGCTTATTTACAATGCTCTGAAGCTCTTTATGGAGATGAACCAGAAGCTGTTTGATGATTGCACTCAGCAGTACAAAGCCGAGAAGCAAAA GGAGAAGTACAAACTTAAGGAGAGGGAAGAGATCTGGCACAAGATTGAACAGCTTGCTAAACAAAATCCTCAG ATTACAAAGATCCATCCGAGTTTCCGACATGGTCTGCCTCCGGATGCG tatataatgtataatgaaaACCAAGGGATGCCACACTATTCCATGGAGACAGAGACTCCCACTGCTGAGGACATCCAGCTGCTGAAGAAGACTGTGGAATCTGAGGCCACACAG GGAATGAAAGATATAAAGAAGGACAAGGTGCTGATGCGACGGAAGTCAGAGCTGCCACAAGATGTGTACACTATAAAGGCTCTGGAGTCCCACAAGCGGGCAGAAGAGTACCTGACTGCTAATCAGGAAGCCCTCTGA